In Fusarium oxysporum f. sp. lycopersici 4287 chromosome 4, whole genome shotgun sequence, a genomic segment contains:
- a CDS encoding hypothetical protein (At least one base has a quality score < 10) → MDSAERAADLSRRTDVCRSKITNRLLFYAILFQISHGYDRQCYSSEEQVFVCNSGCYDSVCFVPECPGDMTQDSIVKPMLALPRLACALLDAGTPCPLLPLNDGDHAATPSRTIQ, encoded by the coding sequence ATGGACTCGGCCGAGAGAGCGGCCGACTTATCTCGAAGAACTGATGTGTGTCGTTCAAAGATAACGAATCGCTTGTTATTCTATGCAATACTCTTTCAAATATCCCACGGATATGACCGTCAATGCTACTCATCAGAAGAACAAGTCTTTGTCTGTAATTCAGGTTGCTATGATAGCGTCTGTTTTGTGCCCGAGTGTCCTGGGGATATGACCCAAGACAGCATAGTCAAACCCATGCTTGCCTTGCCTCGCCTTGCATGTGCTTTGCTCGATGCCGGCACCCCCTGTCCCCTGCTCCCATTGAACGATGGAGATCATGCCGCAACTCCATCTCGCACGATCCAGTAA
- a CDS encoding CAMK protein kinase, with protein MNTPHAPRTATALPLDDDNSQDTRNNSFRGRDTFLRSTSRPIPVPAHTPSRVGASLTPTSRRHDHAYATLSTSPLSSFTLPDVSVTTPPLAHFRADTIAPTSMQEGELPPPQSNTLSIGSPAIPRRSVSPVGSLRISTDFAARPITPDRRESFNNGNGNGSGSSRGSLTLNHRASSNSLHPISRTPSLKAALTNSLGSASGTSSLVPSPIISAMGDMTPLPSPLMSGDSPGPWKRLSAGSASPPQQRLKSVGEGSVLVTSTGESIDAALSNGAKRKIYSTLEPGDHVHTQSPSNQQPRQHTRNRSVSEYVPDPMGIPKRQISVSARPNAEASARSHEPQLRRELNLAESRGLTPSVVQPPTPPPSESSRDSADGASKPKGPRFEYFEANGRNDKKRRRWRAVRMLGQGTFSRVMLATSQIEPDEDSPEVDHGRLTPKPEQSLDRKTLVAVKVCEHGPKGGASEERVEMSLKRELEIMLSIHHPSLVDLKAWSIEPTRAILVLSYCPGGDMFDIATTHRGVLKEPLLRRIFAELVGAVSYLHERRIVHRDIKLENVLVNLTPSELADPSIDWATYPYSVVILSDLGLSRRIADDEKLETRCGSEDYAAPEVIMGQPYDGRATDAWSLGVLLYALLEARLPFDPHPGMSEAHRMRSRTSHRIARVEWKWVEYYGDDTDHDGDEAKFKQKGLLGAMEITEGLLRRARGRWTVDKVAKTPWVQGAINVEGGIRFREEKDGEEVS; from the coding sequence ATGAACACGCCCCACGCCCCCCGAACTGCGACGGCCCTGCCcctcgacgacgacaacTCTCAAGACACAAGAAACAACTCTTTTAGAGGTCGTGATACCTTCCTTCGCTCAACTTCTCGTCCCATACCAGTTCCTGCACATACACCTTCTCGTGTTGGGGCCTCCCTTACACCAACTTCCCGTCGGCACGACCACGCCTACGCTACACTGTCCACCAGTCCCTTGTCGTCCTTCACGCTTCCTGATGTCTCTGTTACAACGCCGCCGCTTGCCCATTTCCGTGCGGATACAATAGCACCGACTTCCATGCAAGAGGGCGAACTCCCGCCACCACAATCCAATACCCTGTCCATTGGATCACCTGCTATTCCAAGACGCTCCGTCAGTCCTGTGGGATCCTTGCGTATCTCAACTGACTTTGCTGCACGTCCCATAACCCCAGACCGCCGCGAATCATTTAACAACGGCAACGGAAATGGCAGTGGTTCATCCCGTGGCTCGTTGACGTTGAACCACAGGGCTTCGTCCAACAGCCTTCATCCCATCTCCCGGACACCAAGTCTCAAAGCTGCCTTGACTAACAGTCTTGGTTCTGCCAGCGGCACAAGCAGTTTGGTGCCTAGTCCTATTATTTCTGCTATGGGGGATATGACGCCTCTTCCAAGCCCGCTCATGTCGGGTGATTCCCCAGGACCCTGGAAGAGGCTGAGCGCAGGTTCTGCGTCACCTCCCCAACAGCGCCTCAAAAGCGTAGGAGAGGGCTCTGTTCTGGTTACGAGTACAGGTGAATCGATTGATGCAGCACTTTCCAATGGTGCTAAACGTAAAATTTATTCAACCCTCGAGCCTGGCGACCATGTTCATACACAATCGCCTTCTAATCAGCAGCCACGACAGCATACGCGAAACCGAAGTGTGAGCGAATACGTTCCTGATCCTATGGGTATTCCTAAGAGACAAATATCCGTTTCAGCACGACCCAACGCCGAGGCTTCAGCACGGTCCCATGAACCCCAGCTTCGAAGAGAGCTTAACCTTGCAGAATCGCGAGGACTTACACCTTCGGTGGTTCAGCCACCAACTCCTCCACCAAGCGAGTCTTCGCGAGACTCTGCTGATGGCGCCAGTAAGCCCAAAGGACCCCGATTCGAATATTTCGAAGCAAACGGACGCAATGATAAGAAGCGTCGCCGATGGAGGGCCGTGCGAATGCTTGGTCAAGGAACCTTCAGTAGGGTCATGCTGGCTACAAGCCAGATTGAACCCGACGAAGACTCTCCCGAAGTTGACCATGGAAGACTAACACCAAAACCGGAACAGAGCCTTGACCGTAAGACTTTGGTTGCCGTCAAGGTCTGCGAGCATGGTCCAAAGGGAGGCGCCAGTGAGGAACGTGTTGAGATGAGTCTAAAACGTGAACTTGAAATCATGCTTTCCATCCACCACCCCTCGCTTGTCGACCTAAAAGCTTGGAGCATTGAGCCTACTCGGGCCATTCTTGTCTTGAGCTATTGCCCTGGAGGTGATATGTTTGATATCGCGACCACTCATCGTGGTGTGCTCAAGGAGCCACTATTACGAAGAATATTTGCTGAACTGGTTGGTGCTGTGAGCTATCTCCACGAAAGGAGAATTGTTCACCGAGATATCAAACTCGAGAATGTCCTCGTCAACCTCACCCCTTCTGAGCTTGCAGACCCATCGATCGACTGGGCTACCTACCCTTACTCGGTGGTAATTCTGAGTGACCTGGGCCTTTCGAGACGCAtcgccgatgatgagaaacTGGAAACTCGATGTGGATCAGAAGACTATGCAGCTCCTGAGGTCATCATGGGACAACCTTACGATGGACGAGCTACCGATGCTTGGTCACTCGGTGTTCTTCTGTATGCTCTTCTTGAGGCTCGACTTCCCTTCGATCCGCACCCAGGTATGAGTGAAGCGCATCGCATGCGCAGTCGCACTAGCCACCGTATCGCGAGAGTCGAATGGAAATGGGTAGAATACTACGGTGATGACACCGACCACGATGGCGACGAAGCCAAGTTCAAGCAAAAGGGTCTCCTCGGTGCTATGGAGATCACAGAAGGGTTGCTAAGGCGAGCCAGGGGTCGTTGGACCGTCGATAAGGTGGCCAAGACCCCCTGGGTTCAGGGCGCCATCAATGTCGAAGGCGGAATACGTTTCCGCGAAGAGAAGGACGGCGAGGAAGTTTCCTGA
- a CDS encoding DNA primase large subunit: MLRQDFNRIDPKRRNVVDHRKKQFAAPTYKDLDYSHRLNFYTDPPTADITLEQFEQWAIDRLRVLAELEACSFRNKTPAETATHMKPILKKHLHLEANSSGSKKIFEQRQKDHYSHFILRLAFSSTEDLRRRFTRVETMLFRLRLNDDDLAERSAFVKTLGLDWCEDVTDEDRREYAAELAAFASNRKGENDDDTWFKVNWERVPELIESRRVFLKAGKAFVPGREQAGMVVSEFSSRLERQLELTARALPRLDEDDRLTPILNHLSKNFITPDASYMSSTAAVPGAEISAANIDNLSQHFPACMSHLHRSLRRDAHLKHYGRLQYSLFLKGIGLNLEECLVFWRKSFHKITDDKFNKEYRYNIRHVYGDVGGDSNRRGGGYSPFSCQKILTEHPPGPGEAHGCPYRHFNMENLSALVQAMGVNDRSVLQGVKEDKDKQKFHMACNRVFEHLHKQEIKKAKDEGVMTQQQLETIVHPNEYFKRSFLLKNLGRETDVRMEG; encoded by the exons ATGTTGCGGCAAGACTTTAACCGAATTGACCCCAAGAGGCGAAATGTCGTCGACCATCGCAAGAAACAGTTCGCTGCGCCTACATACAAAGATCTCGACTACTCTCATCGTCTCAACTTTTACACAGATCCTCCCACTGCGGATATCACCCTCGAGCAGTTTGAGCAATGGGCCATCGACCGACTTCGAG TTCTCGCCGAACTTGAAGCATGCTCATTCCGCAACAAGACACCTGCCGAGACTGCAACACACATGAAGCCCATCCTCAAGAAGCACCTTCACCTCGAGGCCAACAGCTCAGGCTCCAAGAAGATCTTCGAGCAACGCCAAAAAGACCACTACAGCCATTTCATCCTCCGACTTGCGTTCTCGTCTACTGAAGATCTGCGCCGTCGATTCACACGTGTCGAGACAATGCTTTTCCGCCTGCGACTCAATGATGACGATCTCGCCGAGCGATCTGCCTTTGTCAAAACTCTTGGTCTAGACTGGTGCGAAGACGTAACGGATGAGGATAGGAGGGAATATGCTGCGGAGCTGGCTGCTTTTGCTAGTAACCGAAAGGGCGAGAATGACGACGATACATGGTTCAAGGTAAACTGGGAACGAGTTCCCGAGCTAATTGAGAGCCGAAGAGTGTTCTTGAAGGCTGGAAAGGCATTTGTGCCAGGCCGAGAACAGGCTGGCATGGTGGTTTCGGAGTTCAGCTCGCGACTGGAGCGACAACTTGAG TTGACTGCCCGTGCTCTTCCTCGACTTGACGAGGACGACCGACTCACACCCATCCTCAACCATCTTTCCAAGAATTTCATCACCCCCGATGCATCCTACATGTCCAGCACAGCCGCTGTGCCCGGTGCCGAGATCAGCGCTGCCAACATCGACAACTTATCCCAACACTTCCCAGCCTGCATGTCCCACTTGCACCGCTCACTACGTCGAGACGCTCATCTCAAGCACTATGGTCGACTACAGTACTCGCTCTTCCTCAAGGGTATTGGCCTCAACCTGGAGGAGTGTCTTGTATTCTGGAGAAAGAGCTTCCACAAGATCACAGATGACAAGTTCAACAAGGAATACCGTTACAATATCCGTCACGTTTatggtgatgttggcggTGACTCGAATCGAAGGGGAGGTGGTTACAGTCCATTTAGTTGTCAGAAGATCCTGACCGAACATCCTCCTGGTCCCGGCGAGGCCCACGGATGCCCATATCGACACTTCAACATGGAGAACCTCTCAGCACTTGTCCAAGCTATGGGTGTTAATGATCGCTCTGTTCTTCAGGGCGTTAAAGAGGATAAGGATAAGCAAAAGTTCCACATGGCGTGCAATCG CGTATTTGAGCATCTGCACAAGcaagagatcaagaaggccaaggatgAGGGTGTAATGACACAACAACAGCTCGAGACCATTGTCCATCCCAACGAGTACTTCAAGCGCAGCTTCCTGCTGAAGAATCTCGGAAGGGAGACGGATGTGAGAATGGAGGGTTGA
- a CDS encoding DNA primase large subunit, giving the protein MKPILKKHLHLEANSSGSKKIFEQRQKDHYSHFILRLAFSSTEDLRRRFTRVETMLFRLRLNDDDLAERSAFVKTLGLDWCEDVTDEDRREYAAELAAFASNRKGENDDDTWFKVNWERVPELIESRRVFLKAGKAFVPGREQAGMVVSEFSSRLERQLELTARALPRLDEDDRLTPILNHLSKNFITPDASYMSSTAAVPGAEISAANIDNLSQHFPACMSHLHRSLRRDAHLKHYGRLQYSLFLKGIGLNLEECLVFWRKSFHKITDDKFNKEYRYNIRHVYGDVGGDSNRRGGGYSPFSCQKILTEHPPGPGEAHGCPYRHFNMENLSALVQAMGVNDRSVLQGVKEDKDKQKFHMACNRVFEHLHKQEIKKAKDEGVMTQQQLETIVHPNEYFKRSFLLKNLGRETDVRMEG; this is encoded by the exons ATGAAGCCCATCCTCAAGAAGCACCTTCACCTCGAGGCCAACAGCTCAGGCTCCAAGAAGATCTTCGAGCAACGCCAAAAAGACCACTACAGCCATTTCATCCTCCGACTTGCGTTCTCGTCTACTGAAGATCTGCGCCGTCGATTCACACGTGTCGAGACAATGCTTTTCCGCCTGCGACTCAATGATGACGATCTCGCCGAGCGATCTGCCTTTGTCAAAACTCTTGGTCTAGACTGGTGCGAAGACGTAACGGATGAGGATAGGAGGGAATATGCTGCGGAGCTGGCTGCTTTTGCTAGTAACCGAAAGGGCGAGAATGACGACGATACATGGTTCAAGGTAAACTGGGAACGAGTTCCCGAGCTAATTGAGAGCCGAAGAGTGTTCTTGAAGGCTGGAAAGGCATTTGTGCCAGGCCGAGAACAGGCTGGCATGGTGGTTTCGGAGTTCAGCTCGCGACTGGAGCGACAACTTGAG TTGACTGCCCGTGCTCTTCCTCGACTTGACGAGGACGACCGACTCACACCCATCCTCAACCATCTTTCCAAGAATTTCATCACCCCCGATGCATCCTACATGTCCAGCACAGCCGCTGTGCCCGGTGCCGAGATCAGCGCTGCCAACATCGACAACTTATCCCAACACTTCCCAGCCTGCATGTCCCACTTGCACCGCTCACTACGTCGAGACGCTCATCTCAAGCACTATGGTCGACTACAGTACTCGCTCTTCCTCAAGGGTATTGGCCTCAACCTGGAGGAGTGTCTTGTATTCTGGAGAAAGAGCTTCCACAAGATCACAGATGACAAGTTCAACAAGGAATACCGTTACAATATCCGTCACGTTTatggtgatgttggcggTGACTCGAATCGAAGGGGAGGTGGTTACAGTCCATTTAGTTGTCAGAAGATCCTGACCGAACATCCTCCTGGTCCCGGCGAGGCCCACGGATGCCCATATCGACACTTCAACATGGAGAACCTCTCAGCACTTGTCCAAGCTATGGGTGTTAATGATCGCTCTGTTCTTCAGGGCGTTAAAGAGGATAAGGATAAGCAAAAGTTCCACATGGCGTGCAATCG CGTATTTGAGCATCTGCACAAGcaagagatcaagaaggccaaggatgAGGGTGTAATGACACAACAACAGCTCGAGACCATTGTCCATCCCAACGAGTACTTCAAGCGCAGCTTCCTGCTGAAGAATCTCGGAAGGGAGACGGATGTGAGAATGGAGGGTTGA